The Cellvibrio zantedeschiae genomic sequence GATTCAATGTTTTCCACGCTGCCGATTTCTTCCAGCATTTCCAATACAGCTTCGTTGGCGCCACCGTGAGAAGGGCCCCAAAGTGTAGAAATGCCGGCAGCGATTGCTGCGAATGGGTTGGTGCCAGATGAGCCAGACAAACGCACGGTAGATGTAGATGCGTTTTGCTCGTGGTCAGCATGTAGAACAAAAATACGATCCATAGCTTTGGCGAGAGTTTGGCTCACATTGGGAGCTTCACCCGCTTTGCCGAAGGTCATATGCAAATAATTTTCGGCGTAGCCCAGGCTTGTATCCGGGGCAATAAATTCTTCACCTTTACGGTGTTTGTACACCATGGCTGACAGAGTTGGCATCTGGCCAATCAGACGATAAGCAGTCAGCTTGCGGCTTTCAGCGTTAGTAATGTCGATTTCAGCGTGGTACACACCTGCCAGCGCAGCAACAGCACTGCATAAAATAGCCATTGGGTGAGTGTCACGCTTGAAGCTTTTGATCACGTTGACGACAGATTGGTCAACATTGGAGTTGTCTTTGATTGCTTGGGCAAATTCGGCTTTTTGCGCTGGAGTTGGCAATTCGCCGTTGAGAAGGAGGTAACAGGTTTCGATGTAATCAGAGGAGACAGCAAGTTGTTCGATGGGGTATCCGCGGTGAAGGAGAATTCCTTCGTCGCCATCAATAAACGTAATCTTGGATTCGCATGAGGCGGTGGACATAAAGCCCGGGTCAAACGTGAAAAAGCCATTCTTGGTAATGCTGGTGACGTCAATAACGTCTGGTCCGACACTGCTGGCATAGATAGGTAAGTCAATCGTGCTATCAATACCATCAATCGTTAGGTGTGCTTTCTTGTCAGTCATTACTGACTCCTGTGCTTACTAATAGGACTAATGTGCTTGAGTTGTATGAGTGGTGCCGATCATTCTCTATATAGAAAGAGTAATACTTCGATACTAAACACACCTGCAAGTTGCATGCTCAAGTTATGTAAAACCTTGCGTAGCTTTTTTATGGCTACGTCATAGACTAGTCGAGTTTCGACCCTGCCGTTTGTTTGCGGTCGGCATTATAGATGAGTTATTTGCTGCAACGAAAGTTTTTGCCAGTAAATAGGGCGCATTTGACCAAACTTTTTTTCACTAATTTCAGTGTGTTCCGACTGGTCTGTTAAATGTCGATTTATTTTGCACTATCTTGGTTCTCAGGTGTGTTTTCGTGCGCCGTCATGGAACAAAAAAATCGCCAAAAAAACGGGAAAGTCTTTGATATTG encodes the following:
- a CDS encoding citrate synthase, translated to MTDKKAHLTIDGIDSTIDLPIYASSVGPDVIDVTSITKNGFFTFDPGFMSTASCESKITFIDGDEGILLHRGYPIEQLAVSSDYIETCYLLLNGELPTPAQKAEFAQAIKDNSNVDQSVVNVIKSFKRDTHPMAILCSAVAALAGVYHAEIDITNAESRKLTAYRLIGQMPTLSAMVYKHRKGEEFIAPDTSLGYAENYLHMTFGKAGEAPNVSQTLAKAMDRIFVLHADHEQNASTSTVRLSGSSGTNPFAAIAAGISTLWGPSHGGANEAVLEMLEEIGSVENIESCVARAKDKTSGFRLMGFGHRVYKNFDPRAKVMKQTCDEVLGELGLENSPLLAIAKRLEQIALEDPYFISKKLYPNVDFYSGIILKAIEIPTEMFTVIFALGRAVGWYSHWDEMVSTSYKIGRPRQLYTGSVKRDYPAK